In a genomic window of Lacrimispora sp. BS-2:
- a CDS encoding response regulator transcription factor, with protein MKHIFFVEDDLSLISGLSFAIKKQGYEIDIARTCLEAETLWINGKYDLVILDVSLPDGSGYDICKKIRKTSKIPIMFLTAADEETEIIMGLDIGGDDYITKPFKLAVLLSRINALLRRSDNFNQPDAELNSNGIKVQRLKREVHKNEEQLDLTASEYKLLCLFMENPDLVLSPEQILSKLWDCNENYIDHNTLTVYIRRLRTKIEDNPSQPQKIITVRRMGYKWNTVD; from the coding sequence ATGAAGCATATTTTCTTTGTTGAAGATGATTTGAGTTTAATTAGTGGCTTATCTTTTGCCATAAAAAAACAAGGATATGAAATAGATATTGCCCGAACATGCCTTGAAGCAGAAACATTATGGATAAATGGAAAATACGATTTGGTAATTTTGGACGTGTCGCTTCCCGACGGCTCCGGCTACGATATATGCAAAAAAATTCGTAAAACATCAAAGATACCCATTATGTTTCTTACTGCGGCTGATGAAGAAACAGAAATTATAATGGGCTTGGATATAGGCGGCGACGACTACATTACAAAACCTTTCAAACTGGCAGTGCTTCTTTCAAGAATAAATGCACTGCTTCGCAGAAGTGATAATTTTAATCAACCTGACGCAGAATTAAATTCCAATGGAATAAAAGTTCAACGGTTAAAAAGAGAAGTCCATAAAAATGAAGAGCAGCTCGACTTAACCGCAAGTGAGTATAAACTGTTATGCCTGTTTATGGAGAATCCCGATTTAGTCCTTTCGCCGGAACAGATTTTAAGCAAACTATGGGATTGCAACGAAAACTATATAGATCACAACACTCTTACCGTTTATATACGCAGGCTGCGTACAAAAATTGAGGACAATCCCAGCCAACCTCAAAAAATCATAACGGTTCGACGCATGGGCTATAAGTGGAATACTGTTGATTGA
- a CDS encoding ABC transporter ATP-binding protein, whose protein sequence is MNLLEVKSISKTYGCGEAAVHALKDASFSVPKGEFVAIVGESGSGKSTLLNMIGALDTPTSGNVFIDGKDIFAMKDSSLTIFRRRNIGFIFQSFNLIPELTVEQNIIFPVLLDYQKPNKKYLEELLTVLNLKERRHHLPNQLSGGQQQRVAIGRALITRPALILADEPTGNLDTQNSSEVIALLKEAARKYEQTIVMITHSRSISQTADRILQVSDGVLTDFGRCSE, encoded by the coding sequence ATGAACTTATTAGAAGTTAAATCAATTTCTAAAACTTATGGCTGCGGTGAAGCCGCAGTACACGCATTAAAAGACGCCAGCTTTTCCGTTCCGAAAGGCGAGTTTGTCGCAATCGTTGGTGAATCCGGCTCTGGTAAAAGTACACTTCTTAATATGATAGGTGCACTTGATACGCCCACTTCCGGCAATGTATTTATTGACGGTAAAGATATTTTTGCAATGAAAGACAGTAGCTTAACAATCTTTCGGCGCAGGAATATTGGATTTATTTTTCAGAGCTTTAATCTGATTCCAGAATTGACCGTTGAACAAAATATCATATTCCCTGTATTACTTGATTACCAAAAGCCCAACAAAAAATATCTGGAAGAATTACTTACGGTGCTTAATTTAAAAGAACGCCGCCACCATTTACCAAATCAATTATCTGGTGGACAGCAACAGCGTGTGGCGATTGGACGTGCCTTAATTACCCGCCCGGCACTCATCCTTGCCGACGAGCCAACGGGTAATCTGGATACACAAAACAGCAGCGAAGTAATCGCTCTGCTAAAAGAAGCTGCAAGAAAGTATGAGCAAACTATTGTTATGATTACCCACAGCCGAAGTATCTCCCAAACTGCAGACCGAATACTGCAAGTATCCGACGGTGTACTGACCGATTTCGGGAGGTGCAGCGAATGA
- a CDS encoding HAMP domain-containing sensor histidine kinase, whose amino-acid sequence MKILTNRKIKMLFCWALMFIMIFSLLSVAIVALKLENAILYTLICSFGMGASILAVGYWYFKEQNKIMENAVMQIKDYISGNQGARIECDDEGELYRLFHEVNALVSILNAHAENEGKAKRFLKDTISDISHQLKTPLAALNVYNGIMQEEAKNLPTIMEFTVLSEQELDRIEMLVQNLLKITKLDAGTIIIEKSIENISEMMNCIEKHFYYRAEQEEKKLHLSGDDTISLLCDRSWLIEAMSNIVKNAFDHTKQGNAIYIEWKQFGSVVQILIKDSGSGIHSEDLHHIFKRFYRSRFSKDTQGIGLGLPLAKSIIEAHSGTIEVDSDLGIGTTFTINFLIPTKL is encoded by the coding sequence ATGAAAATACTGACAAACAGAAAAATTAAAATGCTTTTTTGTTGGGCACTGATGTTCATAATGATATTTTCGTTGCTTTCCGTTGCTATTGTAGCCTTAAAGCTTGAAAATGCAATTCTATATACACTGATATGTTCATTTGGCATGGGGGCTTCAATATTGGCTGTCGGATACTGGTACTTCAAGGAACAGAATAAAATTATGGAAAATGCCGTAATGCAAATCAAAGATTATATTTCTGGAAATCAAGGCGCTCGTATCGAATGTGATGATGAGGGCGAGCTATACAGGCTATTCCATGAAGTAAATGCCTTGGTTTCTATTTTGAACGCCCACGCCGAAAATGAGGGAAAAGCGAAAAGGTTCTTGAAAGATACCATATCGGATATTTCCCATCAGTTAAAAACTCCTCTTGCTGCTCTTAATGTTTATAACGGTATCATGCAGGAGGAAGCAAAGAATTTACCGACAATTATGGAGTTTACTGTTCTTTCAGAGCAGGAACTTGACAGAATAGAAATGCTTGTACAAAACCTCTTGAAAATCACAAAGCTTGATGCAGGAACAATTATAATAGAAAAATCTATAGAAAACATATCTGAAATGATGAATTGTATTGAAAAACACTTTTACTATCGTGCCGAGCAGGAGGAAAAGAAATTACATTTGTCTGGAGATGATACCATTTCGTTATTATGTGACCGTAGTTGGCTGATTGAAGCAATGAGTAATATCGTTAAAAACGCTTTTGACCATACCAAACAAGGAAATGCTATCTATATTGAATGGAAACAATTTGGGTCAGTTGTTCAAATCCTCATAAAAGATAGCGGAAGCGGTATCCACTCGGAAGATTTACACCACATTTTCAAAAGATTTTATCGCAGTCGTTTTTCAAAAGATACGCAAGGTATTGGACTTGGCTTGCCTCTTGCAAAATCTATTATTGAAGCACATAGTGGTACGATTGAAGTTGACAGCGATTTAGGTATCGGCACAACTTTTACAATCAATTTCTTAATTCCTACAAAATTGTAG
- a CDS encoding (4Fe-4S)-binding protein, translated as MTQLKVTAEDEKRVKALGFLRNRGTDNFSARIITVNGKITAAQNKCLSEASEIYGNGIVTMTTRLTLECQGVHYDNIEMFREYIAKEGLVTGGTGSKVRPVVSCKGTTCQYGLIDTFALSEEIHERFYNGYANVKLPHKFKIAVGGCPNNCVKPNLNDLGIIGQLIPNYDEDNCNACKKCSVVESCPMAAATLEDGVPTIDKDVCNNCGRCVGKCHFDCIEDGINGYKIYIGGRWGKKVAHGISLDRVITSKEEALAIIEKTILLYREQGQTGERLSDTISRIGFENVQAQLYTNNLLDRKQEILDAKLHLAGGATC; from the coding sequence ATGACACAATTAAAAGTAACTGCAGAAGATGAAAAAAGAGTAAAGGCCCTTGGTTTTCTTAGAAACAGGGGAACTGATAACTTTTCAGCAAGAATTATTACTGTCAATGGTAAAATTACTGCAGCCCAGAACAAATGCTTATCTGAGGCATCTGAAATTTATGGTAACGGTATCGTTACTATGACAACAAGATTAACACTTGAATGCCAAGGCGTTCATTACGATAACATAGAGATGTTCCGTGAATATATTGCAAAGGAAGGACTTGTTACCGGTGGTACCGGTTCAAAAGTACGCCCGGTTGTATCTTGCAAAGGAACCACTTGCCAATATGGTCTTATTGATACATTTGCACTTTCAGAAGAAATTCACGAACGTTTCTATAATGGCTATGCAAACGTAAAATTACCTCATAAATTTAAAATTGCAGTAGGTGGCTGTCCTAATAACTGTGTAAAACCAAATTTAAATGACTTAGGCATTATCGGTCAATTAATTCCTAACTATGATGAAGATAATTGTAATGCATGTAAAAAATGTTCTGTTGTAGAATCCTGTCCTATGGCTGCTGCAACGTTAGAAGATGGGGTTCCTACGATTGATAAAGATGTCTGTAACAACTGTGGCCGTTGTGTCGGTAAATGTCATTTTGATTGCATCGAAGATGGCATAAACGGATACAAGATTTACATAGGTGGCAGATGGGGCAAAAAAGTAGCACACGGAATTTCTCTAGATCGTGTAATCACCAGCAAAGAGGAAGCACTAGCAATCATTGAAAAAACAATTCTTCTCTATAGAGAACAAGGACAGACCGGAGAGCGTTTATCCGATACAATTTCTCGTATTGGTTTCGAAAATGTTCAGGCTCAGTTATACACGAATAATTTACTAGACCGCAAACAGGAAATCTTAGACGCTAAGCTCCACTTAGCAGGCGGCGCAACTTGTTAA
- a CDS encoding LysR family transcriptional regulator, whose product MTIRHLRIFNEVAQSGKMSIAAAKFYVSQPTVSQAIKELEDHYGTLLFERLSKKLYITEKGRQLLSYSKQVVEQFDYLESKMFETTGYQKLKVGSTITVGSCLTSDILNSYQELNDKVEIYSYINNTHHIEEKILNSELDIGLVEGRVKSPDLVTIPAVDDYLVLVCSANHPFAKKKSFTSKDLAGEKFVMREEGSGTRELFENYLKEQGVSINISMVANCPTAIIRSVIDNHCLAVLSIRLAKEQIENGRIVVIKNRDTTWNRSFSIVYHKNKFISKQMEEFIDLVKKYKYAEIFDHLL is encoded by the coding sequence ATGACGATACGCCATTTAAGAATATTTAACGAAGTAGCACAAAGTGGAAAGATGAGCATTGCTGCAGCTAAGTTTTATGTATCCCAGCCAACCGTAAGTCAAGCAATTAAGGAGTTAGAAGATCATTATGGGACGCTATTGTTTGAACGGTTATCGAAGAAACTATATATAACAGAAAAGGGAAGACAGTTGCTTTCATATTCTAAGCAGGTGGTAGAACAATTTGATTATTTGGAAAGTAAAATGTTTGAAACAACAGGGTATCAAAAGCTTAAAGTTGGTTCAACGATTACAGTAGGAAGCTGTCTTACAAGTGATATATTGAATTCATACCAAGAATTAAATGACAAAGTTGAAATCTATTCCTACATAAACAATACACATCATATTGAAGAGAAGATATTGAATTCTGAGTTAGATATTGGTCTCGTAGAGGGCAGAGTGAAGAGTCCGGATTTAGTGACGATACCTGCTGTAGATGATTACTTGGTTTTAGTATGTAGTGCTAATCACCCATTTGCAAAGAAAAAGAGCTTTACATCTAAGGATCTGGCCGGAGAAAAATTTGTAATGCGAGAAGAAGGCAGTGGGACACGAGAGCTATTTGAAAACTATTTAAAAGAACAGGGTGTATCCATAAATATCAGCATGGTTGCAAATTGTCCAACAGCAATAATCCGATCTGTGATTGATAATCATTGCCTGGCTGTACTTTCAATTAGACTTGCAAAAGAGCAGATTGAAAATGGCAGGATCGTTGTAATTAAGAATAGAGATACTACATGGAACCGCTCCTTTAGTATTGTATATCATAAAAACAAATTTATATCAAAGCAAATGGAAGAATTTATTGATCTGGTTAAAAAATATAAGTATGCAGAAATCTTCGATCATTTATTGTAG
- a CDS encoding FAD-dependent oxidoreductase produces MKILIIGGVAAGTKVAAKLKRENRDYDVTILTKSKDISYAGCGLPYYVGNVIEQREQLIVNTPASFSALTGVTVLTETEVIKMNRDQKTVEAKNLATNEISTYSYDKLVIASGASPMKPTIEGVTLDGVYFMRTPEDAIGLREAVEAGKIKRAVVVGGGFIGLEVAENLSLQGVRVTVLDMADHILPGFDPEFAEYIENHLADHSIMAMTNTRLEAILGEEKVEKVQTGKRAIKCDAVILAMGIRANTSFAVNTGLELMKNQTIKVNEFLMTNDPDIYAVGDCACVSNALTKESAWSPMGSSANIEGRIAARNIAGSRTSYRGVLGTGVCKLPELNVGRTGLTEAGAIAAGYDAVSVVTVVDDKAHYYPQASYFIVKMIADKTKKRLLGLQVIGKGSIDKMIDIAVTALTMKATLEDIENMDLAYAPPFSTAIHPLSHTVNVLLNKISGAFNSITPTDYKAGKAEGYKLIDASISPSITGAPYMDLTKVTGKVADYSLDDKLLLVCSKGKRAYLLQNRLKHFGYTNTLVLEGGSIFNSIEL; encoded by the coding sequence GTGAAGATTTTAATTATTGGCGGTGTTGCCGCAGGTACTAAAGTTGCAGCAAAGTTAAAACGTGAAAATCGCGACTATGACGTAACGATTTTAACCAAAAGCAAGGATATCTCCTACGCTGGTTGTGGGTTGCCTTACTATGTTGGTAACGTAATCGAGCAACGGGAGCAATTAATAGTCAACACACCAGCTAGTTTTTCAGCGTTAACTGGTGTCACAGTATTGACTGAGACTGAAGTTATCAAAATGAACCGGGATCAAAAAACTGTAGAAGCAAAGAACCTGGCAACGAACGAAATTTCTACATATTCCTATGACAAGTTAGTGATCGCTTCCGGAGCAAGCCCAATGAAACCAACGATCGAGGGGGTTACATTAGATGGCGTATATTTCATGAGAACTCCTGAAGATGCCATTGGTCTTCGCGAAGCAGTAGAAGCAGGAAAGATCAAACGTGCAGTCGTTGTAGGCGGTGGTTTTATTGGCCTTGAAGTTGCTGAGAACTTAAGCCTCCAAGGTGTACGCGTAACTGTACTGGATATGGCTGATCACATCTTACCTGGTTTTGACCCTGAATTTGCAGAGTATATTGAAAATCATTTGGCTGACCATAGTATTATGGCAATGACTAATACCAGATTAGAAGCAATTCTAGGTGAAGAGAAAGTTGAGAAAGTTCAAACCGGAAAACGTGCTATCAAATGTGATGCAGTAATTCTTGCAATGGGTATTCGTGCTAACACATCCTTTGCTGTAAACACTGGTCTGGAATTAATGAAAAATCAGACAATCAAGGTAAATGAATTTCTTATGACAAACGATCCTGATATCTATGCAGTCGGTGACTGTGCTTGCGTATCCAATGCATTGACCAAAGAAAGCGCCTGGTCCCCTATGGGTTCATCCGCTAATATTGAAGGACGTATTGCTGCAAGAAACATAGCCGGAAGCCGCACATCCTATCGCGGTGTACTTGGCACCGGTGTTTGCAAATTACCTGAACTTAATGTCGGAAGAACTGGTTTAACAGAAGCAGGGGCTATTGCGGCCGGTTATGATGCTGTTAGTGTTGTTACTGTTGTGGATGATAAAGCACACTACTACCCACAGGCATCTTATTTTATAGTAAAAATGATTGCTGATAAAACTAAAAAGAGATTATTAGGTCTTCAAGTAATAGGTAAAGGCAGCATCGATAAAATGATTGATATCGCAGTTACAGCTCTTACGATGAAGGCAACTTTAGAAGATATCGAGAACATGGATTTAGCGTATGCACCTCCATTCTCCACAGCAATTCATCCATTATCCCATACGGTGAATGTTCTTTTAAATAAAATAAGTGGTGCATTTAATAGTATCACTCCAACAGATTACAAAGCTGGTAAGGCTGAAGGTTACAAATTAATTGATGCCTCTATTTCCCCATCCATTACAGGTGCTCCTTATATGGATTTAACAAAGGTTACCGGCAAAGTCGCGGACTATTCATTGGATGATAAACTATTACTGGTCTGTTCCAAAGGTAAAAGAGCCTATTTATTACAAAATCGCCTGAAACACTTCGGATATACAAATACTTTAGTTCTTGAAGGTGGATCTATATTTAATTCAATTGAGTTATAG
- a CDS encoding FtsX-like permease family protein, producing the protein MKSYLSLIPISAKVHKRQNRMTLLCIIFAVFLVTAVFSMADMGVRMEKARLLKKHGDIVLQGMSSSPAAQTLYGIAAVLFFLILIAGVLMISSSINSNVAQRTKFFGMMRCIGMSRQQIIRFVRLEALNWCKTAVPIGLILGIVITWGLCAALRFLVGGEFADISLFGISPTGIISGIVVGVVTVLIAASSPAKRAAKVSPVAAVSGNSENGNNIHNPVSCGFFKIETALGIHHAISVKKNLILMTGSFALSIILFLSFTVFIDFIGYLMPQTSNASDINISSSDGSNSVDSVLLDTLRNMDGVKCVFGRRSCFDISAETNKDGTQPNTVDLISYDDFDLDCLIKDKELRKGSEISKVYGGSHYVLATWDKDSLLEIGDKIQVGEEELEIAGMLKYDPFNSDGSTNGKITLITSGETFARLTGISDYSLVMIQTAKNATDEDIEAIRNIADDNYTFGDRRDQRTTSTYIAFLLFVYGFLAIITLVTVLNIMNSISMSVSARIKQYGAMRAVGMAERQITKMIAAEAFTYASSGCIVGCVVGLLISKFLYDTLITAHFSYAIWSVPIVPLTIILLFVVAAAIVAVYAPSRRIRNISVTETINEL; encoded by the coding sequence ATGAAAAGCTATCTTAGCCTTATCCCGATTTCCGCAAAAGTACATAAACGGCAGAACCGCATGACACTCTTATGTATTATCTTTGCTGTGTTTTTGGTAACGGCTGTTTTCAGTATGGCAGACATGGGCGTCAGAATGGAAAAAGCCAGACTATTAAAAAAGCATGGTGACATAGTACTTCAAGGAATGAGCAGTAGTCCGGCGGCACAGACATTATATGGGATTGCTGCGGTGCTGTTTTTTCTGATACTGATTGCAGGCGTGCTGATGATTTCAAGCAGCATAAACAGCAATGTCGCCCAAAGGACAAAATTTTTCGGAATGATGCGTTGTATCGGAATGAGCAGGCAGCAAATAATCCGTTTTGTAAGACTGGAAGCTCTCAACTGGTGCAAAACTGCGGTTCCAATAGGTCTTATACTTGGAATCGTAATCACTTGGGGCTTGTGTGCTGCGTTAAGGTTTCTGGTAGGTGGAGAATTTGCTGATATTTCTCTTTTTGGAATTAGCCCAACAGGAATTATCAGCGGGATTGTTGTAGGTGTTGTTACGGTTCTCATTGCTGCCAGTTCTCCGGCAAAACGAGCTGCAAAGGTGTCACCTGTAGCGGCGGTATCGGGCAATTCTGAAAATGGAAATAATATTCATAATCCAGTCAGTTGTGGTTTTTTTAAGATTGAAACCGCTCTTGGTATTCATCACGCAATATCCGTCAAGAAAAACTTGATACTTATGACAGGTTCCTTTGCACTTAGCATTATCCTTTTTTTGAGTTTTACAGTTTTCATAGACTTTATCGGTTACCTTATGCCCCAAACATCGAATGCTTCTGACATTAACATTTCAAGTAGTGACGGTTCTAATTCGGTAGACAGTGTGTTGCTTGATACGCTTAGAAATATGGATGGCGTAAAATGTGTTTTTGGTCGTAGAAGTTGTTTCGATATTTCGGCAGAAACAAATAAAGACGGCACGCAGCCCAATACGGTTGATTTGATTTCCTATGATGATTTTGATTTAGATTGCCTTATTAAAGATAAAGAGCTTAGAAAAGGCAGTGAAATTTCAAAAGTATATGGTGGCAGCCATTACGTCCTTGCAACTTGGGATAAAGACAGTCTCTTAGAGATAGGCGATAAAATACAGGTAGGCGAGGAAGAACTTGAAATTGCAGGTATGCTGAAATATGACCCTTTCAATAGTGATGGCAGTACAAACGGAAAAATCACGCTCATTACTTCGGGAGAAACCTTTGCACGTCTAACGGGTATAAGCGATTATTCGCTTGTTATGATACAAACAGCGAAAAACGCAACGGACGAAGATATAGAAGCAATTCGGAACATCGCAGATGACAATTATACATTTGGTGACAGGCGTGACCAGCGTACTACAAGTACCTATATTGCTTTTCTTCTGTTTGTTTATGGCTTTTTGGCAATTATTACTTTGGTTACGGTATTAAATATTATGAACAGCATTTCCATGAGTGTATCTGCAAGAATAAAACAATACGGAGCAATGCGGGCAGTTGGTATGGCTGAACGGCAGATAACAAAAATGATAGCTGCCGAAGCATTTACCTATGCTTCATCTGGCTGTATTGTTGGTTGTGTTGTCGGGCTGTTAATTAGTAAATTCTTATATGACACGCTTATTACTGCCCATTTTAGCTACGCCATTTGGAGTGTACCTATTGTTCCTCTAACGATAATACTTCTGTTTGTAGTGGCTGCTGCTATTGTTGCTGTTTATGCTCCTTCAAGAAGGATTCGGAATATATCAGTAACGGAAACAATCAATGAGTTATAA